A region of Burkholderiales bacterium JOSHI_001 DNA encodes the following proteins:
- a CDS encoding riboflavin biosynthesis protein RibD (PFAM: RibD C-terminal domain; Cytidine and deoxycytidylate deaminase zinc-binding region~TIGRFAM: riboflavin-specific deaminase C-terminal domain; riboflavin biosynthesis protein RibD) → MSLDAADRAQLQRTLALAQQAIGLSDPNPRVGCVLADAAGRVVAEGFTQQAGGPHAEAAALAQARERGASLAGGTAWVSLEPCAHHGRTPPCADALLAAGLARVVVACEDPFPQVAGQGLARLRAAGVQVLLADADLSRQARELNIGFFSRVLRGRPWVRMKIAASLDGRTALSNGQSQWITGEAARTDGHAWRKRAGAVLTGVGTVLDDDPRLDVRLVPTARQPLRVVVDSKLETPPSARILPPPGEVLLVGADVHGPAADALRASGAELLALPGGPRGKVDLAALLAELARRGVNELHVEAGTRLNGSFWREGLVDELLLYQAPLLLGPGRDLAALPELARLDGAQRLRFVDIQAVGDDLRLLARVPGRDDFLHSTGA, encoded by the coding sequence ATGAGCCTGGACGCGGCGGACCGCGCACAGCTGCAGCGCACGCTGGCGCTGGCGCAGCAGGCCATCGGCCTGTCCGACCCCAACCCGCGCGTGGGCTGCGTGCTGGCCGACGCGGCTGGCCGCGTGGTGGCCGAAGGCTTCACCCAACAGGCCGGTGGCCCGCACGCAGAAGCCGCCGCGCTGGCCCAGGCGCGCGAGCGCGGCGCCTCGCTGGCGGGCGGCACCGCCTGGGTCAGCCTGGAGCCTTGCGCCCACCATGGCCGCACCCCGCCCTGCGCCGACGCCCTGTTGGCCGCCGGCCTGGCGCGCGTGGTGGTGGCCTGCGAAGACCCCTTCCCGCAGGTCGCCGGCCAGGGCCTGGCGCGGCTGCGTGCGGCCGGGGTGCAGGTGCTGCTGGCCGACGCCGACCTGTCCCGGCAGGCGCGCGAGCTGAACATCGGCTTCTTCAGCCGCGTTCTGCGCGGCCGGCCTTGGGTGCGCATGAAGATCGCCGCGTCGCTGGATGGCCGCACCGCCCTGTCCAATGGCCAAAGCCAGTGGATCACGGGTGAAGCCGCGCGCACCGATGGCCACGCCTGGCGCAAGCGCGCCGGCGCGGTGCTCACCGGCGTGGGCACGGTGCTGGACGATGACCCCCGGCTGGACGTGCGCCTGGTGCCCACCGCGCGCCAGCCGCTGCGCGTGGTGGTGGACTCGAAGCTGGAAACCCCGCCCTCGGCACGCATCCTGCCCCCGCCGGGCGAGGTGCTGCTGGTCGGCGCCGACGTCCATGGGCCTGCGGCCGACGCGCTGCGTGCCAGCGGGGCGGAACTGCTGGCCCTGCCCGGCGGCCCGCGCGGCAAGGTGGACCTGGCCGCGCTGCTGGCCGAGTTGGCGCGCCGCGGTGTGAACGAACTGCATGTGGAAGCCGGCACCCGGCTCAATGGCAGTTTCTGGCGCGAAGGCCTGGTGGACGAGTTGCTGCTGTACCAGGCCCCGCTGCTGCTGGGGCCGGGGCGCGACCTGGCCGCCCTGCCCGAGTTGGCAAGGCTGGACGGCGCGCAACGCCTTCGCTTCGTGGACATCCAGGCCGTGGGCGACGACCTGCGCCTGCTGGCCCGCGTTCCTGGGCGCGACGATTTCCTGCACAGCACTGGGGCGTGA
- a CDS encoding Tfp pilus assembly protein PilV, giving the protein MKPLRNRSAAARGITLVEALVALAIMAGGMLGYVNLQSTLRQNSDMARQRSEATRLAQERMESLRRFTVVDNTPGQTSYAGLQDSAVTAVAGLSANTSFSIAHSVLATDDPPSKTLSVTVNWTDRSGAAQQVLLTSVVSGTAPALSGALGLASGSSTVQRSRGRHPTIPFVAHELGNGSSAFRASPTVVWIFNNATGVISGQCVVPPEQITENLTPADVASCSNNTVGQFLAGFVRFERRATPALTAADSENPSGTALNLNLALLMDANTDGTRPSWQCFDDSPATSVAAALRRVVGYHCIVYASSSATWTGRSVVTPTGFTDVPDSAWALHSSNPGSYKVCRYTPATDNSQVVANREHPQRYEAVAGNLVNQNFLLISAVQSCPTDTPADLSTGDLVNSNTLLHQP; this is encoded by the coding sequence ATGAAACCCCTTCGCAACAGGTCGGCCGCGGCGCGCGGCATCACGCTGGTGGAAGCCCTGGTGGCCCTGGCCATCATGGCCGGCGGCATGCTGGGCTACGTGAACCTGCAAAGCACCCTGCGGCAGAACAGTGACATGGCCCGCCAGCGCTCCGAGGCCACCCGGCTGGCTCAGGAACGCATGGAGTCGCTGCGCCGCTTCACCGTGGTGGACAACACCCCGGGCCAGACCAGCTACGCCGGGCTGCAGGACAGCGCCGTCACCGCCGTGGCCGGCCTGTCGGCCAATACCAGCTTCAGCATTGCGCACTCGGTGCTGGCCACCGACGACCCGCCGTCCAAGACGCTGAGCGTCACGGTGAACTGGACCGACCGCAGCGGCGCGGCGCAGCAGGTTCTGCTGACCAGCGTGGTGTCCGGGACCGCACCGGCCCTGTCGGGCGCGCTGGGGCTGGCCAGCGGCAGCAGCACGGTGCAGCGCAGCCGCGGCCGCCACCCCACCATCCCCTTCGTGGCCCACGAACTGGGCAATGGCAGCAGCGCCTTTCGCGCGTCGCCGACGGTGGTCTGGATCTTCAACAACGCCACCGGCGTGATCAGCGGGCAATGCGTGGTCCCACCCGAGCAGATCACCGAAAACCTGACCCCGGCGGACGTGGCCAGTTGCAGCAACAACACCGTGGGACAGTTCCTGGCGGGTTTTGTCCGCTTCGAGCGCCGCGCCACGCCCGCGCTCACGGCGGCCGATTCCGAAAACCCCAGCGGCACGGCGCTGAACCTGAACCTTGCGCTGCTGATGGACGCCAACACCGACGGCACCCGCCCCAGCTGGCAGTGCTTCGACGACTCGCCGGCCACCAGCGTCGCTGCGGCGCTGCGGCGCGTGGTGGGCTATCACTGCATCGTGTACGCCAGCAGCAGTGCCACCTGGACCGGCCGCAGCGTGGTCACGCCCACCGGGTTCACCGACGTGCCCGACAGCGCCTGGGCCCTGCACAGCAGCAACCCGGGCAGCTACAAGGTCTGCCGCTACACGCCAGCCACGGACAACAGTCAGGTGGTGGCCAACCGCGAGCACCCGCAGCGCTATGAAGCCGTTGCCGGCAACCTGGTGAACCAGAACTTCCTGCTCATCTCGGCGGTGCAGTCCTGCCCCACCGACACACCCGCCGACCTGAGCACCGGCGACCTGGTGAACAGCAACACGCTGCTGCACCAGCCCTGA
- a CDS encoding prepilin-type N-terminal cleavage/methylation domain-containing protein (TIGRFAM: prepilin-type N-terminal cleavage/methylation domain; overlaps another CDS with the same product name), with translation MLKPTPVIRQRGLTLVELMVGLAVGMFVVAGASLVVGSQLGDNRRLMLETQVQQDLRAAADLVARDLRRAGHWVNAQNGIGAPTVAAVVNPYGSVSPGDDGVVTSNVVFNYAHGLADAGPADTVNQGGFRLNGQTIEMLMGGAGWQAMTDANTLRVTTFMVQVNRTDIALPCANACAAGAANCPPRQEVRDVTVLITGNAVHDPRVQRSVRSNVRLRNDAVVGNCPA, from the coding sequence ATGTTGAAACCCACCCCGGTCATCAGGCAACGCGGCCTCACCCTGGTCGAGCTGATGGTGGGCCTGGCGGTGGGCATGTTCGTCGTGGCCGGCGCCAGCCTGGTGGTGGGCAGCCAGTTGGGCGACAACCGCCGGCTGATGCTGGAGACCCAGGTGCAGCAGGACCTGCGCGCCGCGGCCGACCTGGTGGCACGCGACCTGCGCCGCGCCGGCCACTGGGTGAACGCGCAGAACGGCATTGGCGCGCCCACGGTGGCCGCCGTGGTCAACCCCTACGGCAGCGTCAGCCCGGGTGACGATGGCGTGGTCACCAGCAACGTGGTCTTCAACTATGCCCACGGGCTGGCCGACGCCGGACCGGCGGACACGGTCAACCAGGGCGGCTTCCGGCTGAACGGGCAGACCATCGAGATGCTGATGGGCGGCGCCGGCTGGCAGGCCATGACCGACGCAAACACCCTGCGGGTCACCACCTTCATGGTCCAGGTCAACCGCACCGACATCGCACTGCCCTGCGCCAACGCCTGCGCGGCCGGTGCGGCCAATTGCCCGCCACGCCAGGAAGTGCGCGACGTCACCGTGCTGATCACGGGCAATGCCGTGCACGACCCGCGGGTGCAACGCAGCGTTCGCAGCAATGTGCGCCTGCGCAACGATGCCGTGGTGGGCAACTGCCCGGCCTGA
- a CDS encoding prepilin-type N-terminal cleavage/methylation domain-containing protein (PFAM: Prokaryotic N-terminal methylation motif~TIGRFAM: prepilin-type N-terminal cleavage/methylation domain; overlaps another CDS with the same product name), producing the protein MRGLPALRDRGFTMVESLVVLAVLGVVLAMAAPSVGEMMERQHVRGIADGLSTDLRLARTEAIRRGGSANDVLVNFGSNNLMTCYAITTVIGGGGANCDCTRNPGGVCLPAGVRQEIKTVQVRRATGVIMAASSPSTDMLSFQPPMGLLAPANARIDITSDHGLALRLLPNAAGAVQRCSPGGTVSGVPAC; encoded by the coding sequence ATGCGCGGGCTTCCTGCCTTGCGCGACCGTGGCTTCACGATGGTGGAGTCGCTGGTGGTGCTGGCGGTGCTGGGCGTGGTGCTGGCGATGGCGGCACCGTCGGTGGGTGAAATGATGGAACGCCAGCATGTGCGCGGCATCGCAGACGGGCTGAGCACCGACCTGCGCCTGGCGCGAACCGAAGCCATTCGCCGAGGCGGTTCGGCCAACGACGTGCTGGTGAACTTCGGCAGCAACAACCTGATGACCTGTTACGCCATCACCACGGTCATCGGCGGCGGCGGCGCCAACTGCGACTGCACGCGCAACCCCGGCGGAGTTTGCCTGCCAGCGGGCGTGCGGCAGGAAATCAAGACCGTGCAGGTTCGGCGCGCCACCGGGGTGATCATGGCCGCGTCGTCGCCCAGCACGGACATGCTGTCCTTCCAGCCTCCCATGGGCCTGCTGGCACCCGCCAACGCGCGCATCGACATCACCAGCGACCACGGTCTGGCCCTGCGCCTGCTGCCCAACGCGGCCGGCGCGGTGCAGCGGTGCTCGCCCGGTGGCACGGTGTCGGGGGTTCCCGCATGTTGA
- a CDS encoding prepilin-type N-terminal cleavage/methylation domain-containing protein (TIGRFAM: prepilin-type N-terminal cleavage/methylation domain; overlaps another CDS with the same product name): MRRANGFTIIELSVGLAMAGILAAVAIPNYIEYAKRGRRADGVAALTQIQLAQERWRANNATYTTDLNVLGASATSPAGHYTLAIVAANAAGFQATATATSSVQVQDTRCATLRITLAGGNLSYSSSDAANVNDNGGANRCWVR; encoded by the coding sequence ATGCGTCGCGCGAACGGTTTCACGATCATCGAGTTGTCAGTGGGCCTGGCCATGGCAGGCATCCTGGCGGCGGTGGCCATTCCGAACTACATCGAGTACGCCAAGCGTGGTCGTCGAGCCGATGGCGTGGCCGCCCTCACCCAGATCCAGTTGGCCCAGGAACGCTGGCGTGCCAACAACGCCACCTACACCACCGACCTGAACGTGCTGGGCGCCAGCGCCACCAGCCCGGCGGGCCACTACACGCTGGCCATCGTGGCGGCCAATGCCGCTGGCTTCCAGGCCACGGCCACCGCCACGTCGTCGGTGCAGGTTCAGGACACCCGCTGCGCCACCTTGCGGATCACGTTGGCCGGCGGCAACCTGAGTTACAGCTCCAGCGACGCAGCCAACGTCAACGACAACGGCGGCGCCAACCGCTGCTGGGTGCGCTGA
- a CDS encoding Tfp pilus assembly protein FimT (PFAM: Type II transport protein GspH): MNQPRNTPARQRGVSLIEGLAALCVMSIVAGGALPSFEAQFRLHQLKGTAELLETDLQLARSEAVTRNHPVRLTLNPGGLVAGSCYIVHTGPADACHCDAGQAPRCDAPAQVLRSVSITPEANVQVRSAVRSILFDGTLATSTPTATLRVESTGGASLHQVVNVVGRIRTCTVAGTVPGYRNC; this comes from the coding sequence ATGAACCAGCCCCGCAACACCCCCGCCCGCCAACGCGGCGTGAGCCTGATCGAAGGGCTGGCCGCCCTGTGCGTGATGAGCATCGTGGCCGGCGGCGCCCTGCCCAGCTTCGAAGCCCAATTTCGCTTGCACCAGCTGAAAGGCACGGCCGAACTGCTGGAAACCGACCTGCAACTGGCCCGCAGCGAGGCCGTGACGCGCAACCATCCGGTGCGCCTGACCCTGAACCCCGGCGGCCTGGTGGCAGGCAGCTGCTACATCGTGCACACCGGCCCGGCCGACGCCTGCCATTGCGATGCGGGCCAGGCCCCGCGCTGTGACGCCCCGGCGCAAGTGCTGCGCAGCGTGAGCATCACCCCCGAAGCGAACGTGCAGGTGCGCAGCGCGGTGCGCTCCATCCTGTTCGACGGCACGCTGGCCACCAGCACCCCCACGGCCACCCTGCGGGTCGAATCCACCGGCGGCGCCAGCCTGCACCAGGTGGTGAACGTGGTGGGGCGCATCCGCACCTGCACCGTCGCTGGCACGGTGCCGGGCTACCGCAATTGCTGA
- a CDS encoding transcriptional regulator NrdR (PFAM: ATP cone domain~TIGRFAM: transcriptional regulator NrdR), which translates to MRCPYCSHEETQVVETRESDEGGVIRRRRKCLKCDKRFTTYERPEIALPAVVKRDGTRADFDPAKLRASMMLALRKRQVSVEQVDAALERIQDKLLATGAREVPTTKLGELVMRELKRIDKVAYVRFASVYRSFEDVDEFRQLIRDI; encoded by the coding sequence ATGCGCTGCCCCTACTGCTCCCACGAAGAGACCCAGGTCGTCGAGACGCGCGAGTCGGACGAAGGCGGCGTCATCCGGCGCCGCCGCAAGTGCCTGAAATGCGACAAGCGCTTCACCACCTATGAACGGCCGGAAATCGCGCTGCCGGCGGTGGTGAAACGCGACGGCACGCGGGCCGACTTCGACCCGGCGAAGCTGCGGGCCAGCATGATGCTGGCCTTGCGCAAACGCCAGGTCAGCGTGGAGCAGGTGGACGCCGCGCTGGAGCGCATCCAGGACAAGCTGCTGGCCACCGGCGCGCGCGAGGTGCCCACGACCAAGCTGGGAGAGTTGGTCATGCGGGAGTTGAAGCGCATTGACAAGGTGGCCTACGTGCGCTTCGCTTCGGTGTACCGCAGCTTCGAGGACGTGGACGAGTTCCGACAGCTGATCCGCGACATCTGA
- a CDS encoding glycine/serine hydroxymethyltransferase (PFAM: Serine hydroxymethyltransferase): MFDRSQSTIANVDPEIWTAIQAENRRQEDHIELIASENYTSPAVMAAQGSQLTNKYAEGYPGKRYYGGCENVDVVEQLAIDRLKALFGAEHANVQPNSGSQANQAVFFGLLQPGDTIMGMSLAEGGHLTHGMPLNMSGKWFKVVSYGLNAQEAIDYDAMERLAHETKPKLIIAGASAYALRIDFERFAKVAQAVGAYFMVDMAHYAGLIAAGVYPNPVPHADVVTSTTHKTLRGPRGGLILMRGDDIAKKINSAIFPGIQGGPLMHVIAGKAVAFKEAASADFKAYQQQVVKNAAAMAQTLVQRGLRIVSGRTESHLMLVDLRPKGITGKDAEGLLGMAHMTCNKNAIPNDPERPMVTSGIRLGSPAMTTRGFQEAQAVATANLIADVLDKPRDEANIAAVRAKVAALTKDFPVYR; encoded by the coding sequence ATGTTCGACCGCTCCCAATCCACCATCGCCAACGTCGACCCCGAGATCTGGACCGCCATCCAGGCCGAGAACCGGCGCCAGGAAGATCACATTGAGCTCATCGCCAGCGAGAACTACACCTCGCCTGCGGTGATGGCCGCCCAGGGCAGCCAGCTCACCAACAAGTACGCCGAGGGTTACCCGGGCAAGCGCTACTACGGTGGCTGCGAAAACGTGGACGTGGTCGAACAACTGGCCATCGACCGCCTGAAGGCCCTGTTCGGCGCCGAGCACGCGAACGTCCAGCCCAACAGCGGCTCGCAGGCCAACCAGGCCGTGTTCTTCGGCCTGCTGCAGCCCGGCGACACCATCATGGGCATGAGCCTGGCCGAAGGCGGCCACCTCACCCACGGCATGCCGCTGAACATGAGCGGTAAGTGGTTCAAGGTGGTGTCCTACGGCCTGAACGCCCAGGAAGCCATCGACTACGACGCGATGGAACGCCTGGCGCATGAAACCAAGCCCAAGTTGATCATCGCCGGGGCGTCGGCCTACGCGCTGCGCATTGACTTCGAGCGCTTCGCGAAGGTGGCCCAGGCCGTGGGCGCGTACTTCATGGTGGACATGGCCCACTACGCCGGCCTGATTGCCGCCGGCGTGTACCCCAACCCGGTGCCGCACGCCGACGTGGTGACCTCCACCACCCACAAGACCCTGCGCGGCCCGCGCGGGGGCCTGATCCTGATGCGCGGCGACGACATCGCCAAGAAGATCAACAGCGCCATCTTCCCCGGCATCCAGGGCGGGCCGCTGATGCACGTCATCGCCGGCAAGGCGGTGGCCTTCAAGGAAGCGGCCTCGGCCGACTTCAAGGCCTACCAGCAACAGGTGGTGAAAAATGCCGCCGCCATGGCGCAGACCCTGGTGCAGCGCGGCCTGCGCATCGTCTCCGGCCGCACCGAAAGCCACCTGATGCTGGTCGACCTGCGGCCCAAGGGCATCACCGGCAAGGACGCTGAAGGCCTCCTGGGCATGGCGCACATGACCTGCAACAAGAACGCCATCCCGAACGACCCCGAGCGGCCGATGGTGACCAGCGGCATCCGCCTGGGCAGCCCCGCGATGACCACCCGCGGCTTCCAGGAAGCCCAGGCCGTGGCCACCGCCAACCTGATTGCCGATGTGCTGGACAAGCCGCGCGACGAGGCCAACATCGCCGCGGTGCGGGCCAAGGTGGCCGCACTGACCAAGGACTTCCCCGTCTACCGCTGA
- a CDS encoding soluble lytic murein transglycosylase-like protein (PFAM: Transglycosylase SLT domain): MAVFARDIGHGMLEVSHNSLALLGLAVVAVVLFAASRDDLRESAERQALDWLMQRHEARAVPGGNALVEFSEPDAVARATAADPSELTRQQVLVANWLARRYHVAPQPVSRLVKEAWDVGRVASLDPTLILAMIAIESSFNPFAQSPVGAQGLMQVMTHIHDDKYEAFGGTHAAFDPVTNLRVGVQVLKECIARAGSLEHGLRFYVGAANLDHDGGYASKVLAEQEHLRQVLQGRTIAFNAPLPTPVPLSAPVATPASLAVPAGGALRAPAAASAAAEARATPPAASPANPPAPGPTAAEPEQVAMR, translated from the coding sequence ATGGCAGTTTTTGCCCGTGACATTGGTCACGGCATGCTGGAGGTGAGCCACAACTCCCTGGCCCTGCTGGGGCTGGCGGTGGTGGCGGTGGTGTTGTTTGCCGCCAGCCGTGACGACCTGCGCGAAAGCGCCGAGCGCCAGGCCCTGGACTGGCTGATGCAGCGCCACGAAGCGCGCGCGGTGCCCGGTGGCAACGCGCTGGTGGAGTTCAGTGAGCCCGACGCGGTGGCCCGCGCCACCGCGGCCGACCCGAGCGAACTCACCCGCCAGCAGGTGCTGGTGGCCAACTGGCTGGCGCGGCGCTACCACGTGGCCCCGCAGCCGGTGAGCCGGCTGGTGAAAGAGGCCTGGGACGTCGGCCGCGTGGCCAGCCTGGACCCCACCTTGATCCTGGCCATGATCGCGATCGAATCCAGCTTCAACCCCTTCGCGCAAAGCCCGGTGGGCGCGCAGGGCCTGATGCAGGTGATGACGCACATCCACGACGACAAGTACGAAGCCTTCGGCGGCACCCACGCCGCCTTTGACCCGGTGACCAACCTGCGCGTGGGTGTGCAGGTGCTGAAGGAATGCATCGCCCGCGCCGGTTCGCTGGAGCACGGCCTGCGCTTTTACGTGGGCGCCGCCAACCTGGACCACGACGGTGGCTACGCGTCCAAGGTGCTGGCCGAGCAGGAACACCTGAGGCAGGTGCTGCAGGGCCGCACCATCGCCTTCAACGCGCCATTGCCCACGCCGGTGCCGCTGTCGGCGCCGGTGGCCACGCCGGCATCACTCGCCGTACCGGCCGGAGGGGCCCTGCGTGCGCCGGCGGCGGCTTCCGCAGCGGCCGAGGCCCGCGCCACACCGCCCGCCGCGTCACCGGCCAACCCGCCCGCCCCTGGGCCCACGGCTGCCGAGCCCGAACAAGTTGCCATGCGCTGA
- a CDS encoding 3-polyprenyl-4-hydroxybenzoate decarboxylase-like protein (PFAM: 3-octaprenyl-4-hydroxybenzoate carboxy-lyase~TIGRFAM: UbiD family decarboxylases): MNYQDLREFIAQLESGGELIRVTDAVSPKLEMTALADRVLRRGGPALLFQNVPGYGMPVLANLFGTPHRVALGMGADSLADLRQVGQVLATLKEPEPPRGLKDSGRLLAMAKALWDMKPTRRRSGPVQDVVLQGSEVDLTRWPLQTCWPGDVGPLLTWGLVITRGPQGVPDARKRQNLGIYRQQLIGRRELIMRWLAHRGGALDFRAFALANPGRPFPIAVALGADPATTLGAVTPVPDTLSEYQFAGLLRGSPTELVDTQVGEEGAWLQAPATAEAVLEGHIPTAEPGFEGRSEAGIPVKEFRGHLHALEGPFGDHTGYYNEQDWFPVFRVDRITHRRDPIYHSTYTGKPPDEPAMLGVALNEVFVPLLQKQFPEIVDFYLPPEGCSYRLAVISIRKAYAGHGKRVMFGLWSFLRQFMYTKFIVVTDDDVDIRDWKEVVWAITTRMDPVRDTTLVSGTPIDYLDFASPESGLGGKMGLDATNKWPGETHREWGRPIAMDANVSQRMQALHERLFGAT, from the coding sequence ATGAATTACCAAGACCTTCGCGAATTCATCGCCCAGTTGGAGAGTGGGGGCGAACTTATCCGGGTGACCGATGCAGTTTCCCCGAAGCTGGAAATGACCGCCCTGGCCGACCGGGTGCTGCGCCGCGGCGGACCGGCCTTGCTGTTCCAGAACGTTCCGGGCTACGGCATGCCGGTGCTGGCCAACCTGTTCGGCACCCCCCACCGGGTGGCGCTGGGCATGGGGGCCGACAGCCTGGCCGACCTGCGCCAGGTGGGCCAGGTGCTGGCCACGCTGAAGGAACCCGAGCCGCCGCGCGGCCTGAAAGACAGCGGCCGGCTGCTGGCCATGGCCAAGGCGCTGTGGGACATGAAGCCGACGCGCCGGCGCAGCGGCCCGGTGCAGGACGTGGTGCTGCAGGGCAGCGAGGTGGACCTGACGCGCTGGCCGCTCCAGACCTGCTGGCCGGGCGACGTGGGGCCGCTGTTGACCTGGGGCCTGGTCATCACCCGCGGCCCGCAGGGCGTGCCGGACGCGCGCAAGCGCCAGAACCTGGGCATCTACCGCCAGCAACTCATAGGCCGGCGGGAACTGATCATGCGCTGGCTGGCGCACCGCGGCGGGGCGCTGGACTTCCGCGCCTTCGCGCTGGCCAACCCCGGTCGGCCCTTTCCCATCGCCGTGGCGCTGGGGGCCGACCCGGCCACCACGCTGGGTGCGGTGACGCCGGTGCCCGACACCTTGTCGGAATACCAGTTCGCCGGCCTGCTGCGCGGCAGCCCGACCGAACTGGTGGACACCCAGGTGGGCGAAGAGGGCGCCTGGCTCCAGGCGCCGGCCACGGCCGAGGCCGTGCTGGAAGGCCACATCCCGACCGCCGAACCCGGCTTCGAGGGCCGCAGCGAAGCGGGCATTCCGGTGAAGGAATTTCGCGGCCACCTGCACGCCCTGGAGGGCCCGTTTGGCGACCACACCGGCTATTACAACGAACAGGACTGGTTCCCGGTGTTCCGGGTGGACCGCATCACCCACCGCCGCGACCCGATCTACCACTCCACCTACACCGGCAAGCCGCCGGACGAACCGGCCATGCTGGGCGTGGCGCTGAACGAAGTGTTCGTGCCCTTGCTGCAGAAGCAGTTTCCGGAGATCGTCGACTTCTACCTGCCGCCCGAAGGCTGCAGCTACCGCCTGGCCGTCATTTCCATCCGAAAGGCCTACGCCGGCCATGGCAAGCGGGTGATGTTCGGGCTGTGGAGCTTTCTGCGCCAGTTCATGTACACCAAGTTCATCGTCGTCACCGACGACGACGTGGATATCCGCGACTGGAAGGAAGTGGTGTGGGCCATCACCACCCGCATGGACCCGGTGCGCGACACCACGCTGGTGTCCGGCACGCCGATCGACTACCTGGACTTCGCGTCGCCTGAAAGTGGCCTGGGCGGCAAGATGGGCTTGGACGCCACGAACAAATGGCCCGGCGAGACCCACCGCGAATGGGGTCGGCCGATCGCGATGGACGCCAATGTGTCGCAACGCATGCAGGCCTTGCACGAACGCCTGTTCGGCGCGACCTGA
- a CDS encoding hypothetical protein (PFAM: DUF218 domain): MNELLGLLGWTAWKPVIAAWVLPPVPFIMLMLVGARMLYWRRGLAWTVILLSCAGMWLSQCAAVGHWMQRQWLAPPAALDAAQQAELRRAAASGRKLAIVVLGGGREALAPEYGLSNLSPMSLARLHYGLHLGRLTGVPVMFSGGVGWGETIGAAEAEAAARIAERDYGRPLRWLESESRDTRENAARSLALLQPAGVTQVVLVTHGWHMRRALRAFETEVQRHDYGMRVLAAPMGLATDAASSVDWLPSATGAALVRHVAHELLGMWSGA; this comes from the coding sequence ATGAATGAACTGCTGGGTTTGCTGGGCTGGACAGCCTGGAAGCCCGTGATCGCCGCCTGGGTGCTGCCGCCGGTGCCCTTCATCATGCTGATGCTGGTGGGCGCGCGCATGCTGTATTGGCGGCGAGGCCTGGCCTGGACGGTGATTCTGCTGTCCTGCGCCGGGATGTGGCTGTCGCAATGCGCGGCCGTGGGGCACTGGATGCAGCGCCAGTGGCTGGCACCGCCCGCCGCGCTGGACGCAGCGCAGCAGGCCGAGTTGCGCCGTGCCGCCGCCAGCGGGCGCAAGCTGGCCATCGTGGTGCTGGGGGGCGGGCGCGAGGCCCTGGCGCCGGAGTATGGGCTGTCCAACCTGTCTCCCATGTCGCTGGCGCGCCTGCACTACGGCCTGCACCTGGGGCGGCTGACCGGCGTGCCGGTGATGTTTTCCGGCGGCGTGGGCTGGGGCGAAACGATCGGCGCCGCAGAGGCCGAGGCCGCCGCCCGCATCGCCGAGCGCGACTACGGCCGGCCGCTGAGGTGGCTGGAATCCGAGTCGCGCGACACGCGCGAGAACGCCGCGCGCAGCCTGGCCCTGCTGCAGCCGGCCGGTGTGACGCAGGTGGTGCTGGTCACCCATGGCTGGCACATGCGGCGCGCACTGCGGGCCTTCGAGACCGAAGTGCAACGCCATGACTACGGCATGCGCGTGTTGGCCGCCCCCATGGGACTGGCCACGGACGCGGCCAGCTCGGTGGACTGGCTGCCGTCGGCCACCGGCGCAGCGCTGGTGCGCCATGTGGCGCATGAACTGCTGGGCATGTGGTCCGGCGCCTGA